A single region of the Denticeps clupeoides chromosome 18, fDenClu1.1, whole genome shotgun sequence genome encodes:
- the LOC114768403 gene encoding neuronal acetylcholine receptor subunit alpha-7-like, with product MPARRFWEGGAVGMCLWVALLSKGSYQGEYQRRLYKDLMENYNRLERPVLNDSSAILVELGMTLLQIIDVDEKNQVLITNAWLQLYWTDVYLTWNPENYPGVQNLRFPSSQVWTPDILLYNSADERFDATFHTNVLVNASGYCQYIPPGILKSTCYIDVRWFPFDVQKCDLKFGSWTHNGWLLDLQMLAVDTSTYIPNGEWDLVGVPAKRNELYYECCKEPYPDVTFTVTMRRRTLYYGLNLLIPCVLISGLALLVFLLPADSGEKISLGITVLLSLTVFMLLVAEIMPATSDSVPLIAQYFASTMMIVGLSVVVTVLVLQFHHHDPHGGKMPKWVRVVLLNWCAWFLRMKQPGEGRKQLPGYKYRHPPAHHSSASSMEMGTMSSLAHTLHPTGPSPIPGTSNGTMNLYFSYHALESSPLSCQPPSSDSGVTLGGRCMDERDVSASAAAAAAATLLAERSPEISHILEEVTYIAQRFREQDEGDAICSEWKFAAAVVDRLCLVAFSLFSIICTFTILMSAPNFIEAVSKDFT from the exons ATGCCGGCCCGGAGGTTCTGGGAAGGCGGCGCGGTCGGGATGTGTTTGTGGGTCGCGCTCCTGTCCAAAG GTTCTTACCAAGGGGAGTACCAGAGACGTCTGTACAAGGACTTGATGGAAAACTACAATCGCTTGGAGAGACCAGTTCTGAACGACTCCTCAGCCATACTGGTGGAGCTGGGAATGACGCTGCTGCAGATTATTGACGTG GATGAGAAGAATCAGGTGCTGATCACGAACGCCTGGCTGCAGCTG TACTGGACTGACGTTTACCTCACCTGGAACCCAGAAAACTACCCGGGTGTGCAAAACCTGCGGTTTCCCTCCAGCCAAGTCTGGACACCTGACATTCTCCTCTATAACAG TGCAGATGAACGTTTTGACGCCACGTTCCACACCAACGTCCTGGTGAACGCGTCTGGCTACTGTCAATACATCCCCCCTGGCATCCTGAAGAGCACCTGCTACATCGATGTGCGCTGGTTCCCATTCGATGTGCAGAAGTGCGACCTCAAGTTTGGGTCCTGGACGCACAATGGCTGGCTGCTGGACCTTCAGATGCTTGCCGTCGATACGTCCACCTACATACCAAACGGGGAGTGGGACCTTGTGG GCGTGCCCGCCAAGCGTAATGAGCTGTATTACGAGTGCTGCAAGGAGCCGTACCCTGACGTGACATTCACAGTGACCATGCGCAGGCGAACCCTGTACTACGGCCTGAACCTCCTCATCCCCTGCGTTCTGATCTCCGGCCTGGCCCTGCTGGTCTTCCTGCTTCCTGCCGACTCGGGAGAGAAGATCTCACTTG GTATAACAGTCCTGCTGTCTCTGACGGTGTTCATGCTGCTGGTTGCTGAGATCATGCCGGCCACTTCAGACTCTGTGCCTCTCATTG CCCAGTATTTTGCGAGTACCATGATGATAGTTGGCCTGTCGGTGGTCGTCACAGTTCTGGTCCTGCAGTTCCATCATCATGATCCCCATGGGGGAAAGATGCCCAAATGG GTGCGTGTGGTTCTGCTGAACTGGTGCGCCTGGTTCCTTCGCATGAAGCAGCCTGGAGAGGGACGCAAGCAGCTTCCTGGTTACAAGTACCGCCACCCGCCTGCCCACCACTCCAGCGCCAGCAGCATGGAGATGGGTACCATGTCCAGCCTggcccacacactgcaccccactGGCCCCTCTCCCATACCTGGAACCAGTAACGGCACCATGAATCTTTACTTCAGCTACCACGCCCTGGAGTCCTCCCCGTTGTCATGCCAACCGCCCAGCAGTGACTCGGGCGTGACTCTCGGAGGACGCTGCATGGATGAACGGGACGTTTCTGCATCCGCAGCTGCGGCCGCAGCGGCCACGCTGCTGGCTGAGCGGTCGCCGGAGATCAGCCACATTCTGGAGGAGGTGACGTACATCGCCCAGCGTTTCCGCGAGCAGGACGAGGGCGACGCCATCTGCAGCGAGTGGAAGTTCGCGGCAGCGGTGGTGGACCGCCTCTGCCTGGTGGCATTCTCCCTCTTCTCCATCATCTGCACCTTCACCATCCTCATGTCCGCTCCCAATTTCATTGAGGCAGTGTCTAAAGATTTCACATAA